In Columba livia isolate bColLiv1 breed racing homer chromosome 6, bColLiv1.pat.W.v2, whole genome shotgun sequence, a single genomic region encodes these proteins:
- the FGFBP3 gene encoding fibroblast growth factor-binding protein 3, with translation MRLPLVLLALAALGAVAAATGREAKEAVQAGRFSTPEQHRCSWELRSEAGASELRLSCRPPAGGGAARSCAYRGEPRRCPAYDARSRQYWRQILGKLRRRRHPCAQGGPLSARLCGPGRAPPEAQLRLLPAPGPSPTAAAPGPTGDPAETYCAERWHSLCSFFVGFFEG, from the coding sequence ATGAGGCTGCCCCTGGTCTTGCTGGCCCTGGCTGCCCTAGGGGCTGTCGCCGCCGCGACGGGGCGAGAGGCCAAGGAGGCGGTGCAAGCGGGGCGCTTCTCCACGCCGGAGCAGCACCGATGCAGCTGGGAGCTGCGCTCGGAGGCGGGGGCCAGCGAGCTTCGGCTGAGCTGCCGGCCGCCGGCGGGCGGTGGGGCGGCGCGGAGCTGCGCGTACCGCGGAGAGCCGCGGCGCTGCCCCGCATACGACGCCCGCAGCCGCCAGTACTGGCGGCAGATCCTGGGCAagctgcggcggcggcggcacccCTGCGCCCAGGGCGGCCCGCTCAGCGCCCGCCTGTGCGGCCCGGGCCGGGCGCCGCCCGAGGCGCAGCTCCGCCTGCTGCCCGCCCCTGGGCCCTCCCCGACGGCCGCCGCCCCGGGGCCCACGGGAGACCCAGCGGAGACCTACTGCGCCGAGCGCTGGCACTCGCTGTGCAGCTTCTTCGTCGGCTTCTTCGAGGGCTGA